One region of Juglans microcarpa x Juglans regia isolate MS1-56 chromosome 7S, Jm3101_v1.0, whole genome shotgun sequence genomic DNA includes:
- the LOC121241274 gene encoding protein RETICULATA-RELATED 4, chloroplastic-like codes for MALGEAGRSVESVDKDLRAAIEAGRVPGSIVRRYFELERSALFRWLLQFGGFKERLLADDLFLAKVAMECGVGIFTKTAAELERRREKFTKELDFVFADVVMAIIADFMLVWLPAPTVSLRPPLAVSAGPIAKFFYGCPDNAFQVALAGTSYSLLQRIGAIMRNGAKLFAVGTGASLVGTGITNVLINARKAVDKSFAGEAEDVPVLSTSVAYGVYMAVSSNLRYQVLAGIIEQRILEPLLHQHKIILSAICFAVRTGNTFLGSLMWVDYARWTGIQKIRE; via the exons ATGGCCTTGGGAGAGGCGGGGAGGTCAGTGGAGAGCGTGGACAAGGACTTGAGGGCGGCGATTGAGGCCGGGAGGGTGCCGGGGTCAATTGTGAGGAGGTACTTTGAGCTGGAGAGGTCGGCGCTATTCCGCTGGTTGCTTCAGTTCGGTGGGTTCAAGGAACGGTTGCTGGCCGATGATCTTTTCTTGGCCAAGGTTGCCATGGAATGTGGCGTTGGGATCTTCACCAAG ACTGCGGCAGAATTGGAGCGGCGTAGAGAAAAGTTCACCAAGGAACTGGATTTTGTCTTTGCCGATGTG GTAATGGCCATTATAGCAGATTTTATGCTTGTCTGGCTTCCAGCACCTACTGTTTCTCTCCGGCCACCTCTTGCAGTTAGTGCTGGACCTATTGCTAAGTTCTTCTATGGCTGTCCCGATAATGCGTTTCAG GTGGCTTTGGCTGGAACATCTTATTCACTTTTGCAAAGAATAGGTGCAATAATG CGTAATGGAGCCAAACTATTTGCAGTTGGGACCGGTGCATCTCTG GTTGGTACAGGTATAACAAATGTATTGATTAATGCCCGAAAGGCTGTTGATAAATCTTTCGCTGGCGAAGCAGAGGATGTACCTGTATTATCAACCAGTGTTGCATATGGTGTTTATATGGCTGTTTCTAGCAACCTAAG GTACCAAGTACTTGCAGGAATAATTGAACAACGAATCCTAGAACCCTTGCTACACCAGCACAAGATTATACTAAGTGCTATTTGCTTTGCTGTTCGAACTGGCAACACATTCTTAGGGTCATTGAT GTGGGTGGATTATGCACGCTGGACTGGAATACAAAAGATAAGGGAGTAG